Proteins co-encoded in one Vibrio aquimaris genomic window:
- the folC gene encoding bifunctional tetrahydrofolate synthase/dihydrofolate synthase — MNHLQTPQATSPLSMWLDYLTNIHSSAIDLDLERVLAVAELANLTKPAPTIITVAGTNGKGSTCALMEAILLDAGYSVGVYSSPHLIRYNERVRINGLEMADEKHTQAFDYIETVRGDTSLSFFEFGTLAALRMFQKERVDVVLLEVGLGGRLDATNVVEHDVSVITSLAIDHVDWLGDDIEVIGFEKAGIYRSGKPAVCGQPKAPSTVAAHADDIGAELYQVGIQYNYQVIDEHNWCWSHGSYRLEQLPIPSLPLPNAATALMALATANLDISDINIVKGLKAAQLPGRMQVLQHKPCIILDVAHNPHSAAYLVEQIQLKYSNRRVRTVVAMLHDKDIQATLDTLSSVADEWYPASLNGPRAANADELCQFLPDNVKTFSTPTHAFTTALEDAEANDVILVVGSFLTVGEVLEYWKSRGE; from the coding sequence ATGAATCATCTCCAAACACCTCAAGCCACATCCCCATTATCGATGTGGCTTGATTATTTGACAAATATCCACTCTTCCGCAATCGATCTCGACCTTGAGCGTGTTTTGGCCGTCGCTGAATTGGCCAATCTAACCAAGCCTGCTCCAACTATCATTACTGTCGCTGGGACGAATGGCAAAGGTTCAACCTGTGCTTTGATGGAGGCTATACTCCTTGATGCAGGTTACTCCGTAGGTGTATATAGTTCACCACACCTCATCCGTTACAACGAGCGTGTCCGCATCAATGGACTAGAAATGGCAGATGAGAAGCACACTCAGGCTTTTGACTACATTGAAACTGTACGTGGAGATACCAGTTTAAGCTTTTTTGAATTTGGGACCTTGGCGGCACTGCGTATGTTTCAAAAAGAGCGTGTTGATGTGGTGCTACTTGAAGTTGGCTTAGGAGGCCGGCTAGATGCGACCAATGTCGTTGAACATGATGTTTCTGTTATCACAAGCCTGGCTATCGACCACGTCGACTGGCTTGGCGATGATATTGAAGTAATCGGCTTTGAAAAAGCGGGCATTTATCGTTCTGGTAAGCCAGCCGTATGTGGTCAACCCAAAGCTCCATCGACAGTTGCTGCTCATGCCGACGACATTGGTGCAGAGTTATATCAGGTTGGAATTCAGTATAATTACCAAGTTATAGATGAGCATAATTGGTGTTGGAGTCATGGTTCTTATCGTTTAGAGCAGCTTCCCATCCCATCATTGCCTTTGCCAAATGCAGCCACGGCACTTATGGCTTTGGCAACGGCTAACTTAGATATATCAGACATCAATATAGTCAAAGGGTTAAAGGCAGCACAGCTTCCTGGGAGGATGCAGGTCCTTCAACATAAGCCTTGTATCATTCTAGATGTGGCGCATAACCCTCATTCTGCTGCGTATTTGGTTGAGCAAATCCAGCTTAAATACTCTAACCGGAGAGTTCGAACTGTTGTCGCAATGCTTCATGATAAAGATATTCAAGCGACTTTGGATACCCTATCTTCGGTAGCAGATGAATGGTATCCAGCTTCGTTAAACGGTCCTAGAGCAGCGAATGCAGACGAACTGTGTCAATTTTTGCCGGATAATGTTAAGACATTTTCAACCCCGACGCATGCTTTCACAACCGCATTGGAAGACGCTGAGGCGAATGACGTCATACTTGTTGTTGGATCTTTTCTCACAGTTGGGGAAGTGCTTGAGTATTGGAAGAGCCGAGGAGAATAA
- a CDS encoding FimV/HubP family polar landmark protein, whose protein sequence is MLRIFKCLLLPLLLAVVTQSSTVIAESIRLTGPDNEPRATSRYSDLASGQRRNVNEPSRFYGPTTSQETLWSIASRLRPSASVTVQQTLFAIYQLNPQAFANQNIHELIPGSTLRIPSLAQAQGVSTQEAVNIMAAHQARLSGTAAPTVRRPQAQAPVPPQVVEAEAKELQQETMAKESMVKDSSEKPTSSLEKIVQREHKHQVTSLEKQLENSESELLALEEKNHKLRLMLADVQSEVDVLKDELGDESRIRSEVEKLIEAERERLAEEQRLKPTALDDLLSSTAFVAAMAIIPGLLIGLVLMTLLGRRKKEAQEQPQASASAEPAPETAPVAPPPIDDDVEDDLLLDDDLFGESSDEEQLFSDELEEGASDEEDVFADLEDNDLDFNLEGEDGEDPFAGIGDDGELDESLAELDESSDESGADEAPTQGDEPESAFDLSDDSDDITDNELDSLLAADGESEDLGADELDQSLLDDLFNESDSDDDLDFDTLLDEPGSADTDEDPASTLDELLDEGSDTELPGETELLDEALAEDSVDVSEDSTDLLDELVDEDVGTELPGETELLDEALSEDSVDVSDDSIDLLDELIDEDEGTELPSETELLDEALSEDSVDVSDDSIDLLDELIDEDAGTELPGETELLDEALSEDSIDVSDDSTDLLDELIDEDAGTELPGETELLDAALSEDSVDVSEDSTDLLDELVDEDAGTELPGETELLDEALSEDSVDVSEDSIDLLDELIDEDGDAELPGETELLDESLGDHDDSVGTIDDIGDTEAVSDESAFDELITADDTLDLDSTETLDELLVDEQEEGALTEDLGDEATNLFEELVDIDSQTDTTAGDELENIAGDSTVDSAMVEDDFSSEDFMDDMLSAAPEGDPLLDELDLETSSESENALEEVVNQSEPEISSEEPEPEPEPEPEPEPEPEPEPEPDSDETTSAFAEEEPSEISSQAVNDAPVSARTDSLSSSDGDAVEEDILAQQEQSQAPKENEDSSALGEEPEFDPEAAEIEASEESDVPEMEAPAEDLEPAALDEDLALDPEAAEAEVSEEPELPEMEAPAEELEPAALDEDLALDPEAAEAEVSEESDLPEPESPAEEPEPAALDEDFGLDPEAEASEEPELPEMEAPAEDLEPAALDEDLALDPEAAEAEVSEETELPEMEAPAEELEPATLDEDFGLDPEAEASEEPELPEMEAPAEDLEPAALDEDLALDAEAAEAEVSEEPELPEMEAPAEELEPAALDEDLALDPEAAEAEVSEEPELPEMEALAEELEPAALDEDLALDPEAAEAEVSEEPELPEMEAPAEELEPATLDEDFGLDPEAEASEEPELPEMEVPAEDLEPAALDEDLALDPEAAEAEVSEEPELPEMEAPAEELEPAALDEDLALDPEAAEAEVSEEPELPEMEAPAEELEPATLDEDVDLESETSQVAPMPEAIPNEFGIPQDDDWLIEDDPSAELGEETELEAPAESEEMAELDDAELPEFTEEDAAAELGEETELEAPAESEEMAELDDAELPEFTEEDAAAELGEEAEPDAPAESEEMAQLDDAELPEFTEEDAAAELGEETELEAPAESEEVAELDDAELPKFTEEDAAAELGEETELEAPAESEEMAELDDAELPEFTEEDAAAELGEETELNAPAESVEMAELDDAELPEFTEEDAAAELGEEAEPDAPAESEEMAELDDAELPEFTEEDAAAELGEEAEPDAPAESEEMAQLDDAELPEFTEEDAAAELGEETELEAPAESEEVAELDDAELPKFTEEDAAAELGEETELEAPAESEEMAELDDAELPEFTEEDAAAELGEETELNAPAESVEMAELDDAELPEFTEEDAAAELGEEAEPDAPAESEEMAQLDDAELPEFTEEDAAAELGEEVSPSGVTQEKPSLDLSDLDIPKYGEGSTEEIGPEAPLSVDTDDGDHPKMPEPEPEPEPEPEPEPEPEPEPEPEPEPEPEPEPEPEPEPEPEPEPEPEPEPEPEPEPEPEPEPEPEPEPEPEPEPEPEPEPESNEEDFKLDEVDIPSLSEIPSEAAQELANNEYNESAFEELLSENTNELEGSFDFESPDSITSDSAGLDIEAMLEVGGEDWNGFNLSPEQQAEITDDIPEDEQGIWDENNSPEQAQILDENWEDQEELEDFVPDESEFKSIDELMAEVDNDEQQDIQEEDLQLDVGLSDFPDVIGDTGDVDVDDNSEAAGKLDLAKIYIEMNDPEGAIKLLEEAIVDGSDEIRREAKNLIDTINGRG, encoded by the coding sequence ATGCTTCGAATTTTTAAGTGTCTATTGCTGCCTTTATTATTGGCAGTCGTGACTCAGTCATCGACTGTTATTGCCGAGAGCATTCGTCTAACGGGACCAGACAATGAACCTCGGGCTACATCACGATATTCCGACCTTGCTTCAGGGCAAAGACGCAATGTCAACGAGCCTTCACGTTTCTATGGACCTACTACATCACAAGAAACCCTCTGGTCCATTGCCAGCCGTTTACGACCTTCGGCTAGTGTTACTGTTCAGCAAACGCTATTTGCCATATACCAACTTAATCCCCAAGCTTTTGCTAACCAAAATATACACGAATTGATCCCCGGCAGCACGCTTCGTATCCCCTCTCTTGCCCAAGCTCAAGGTGTCTCAACTCAAGAAGCCGTTAATATTATGGCTGCTCACCAAGCTCGTTTGTCGGGTACTGCTGCGCCAACAGTGCGTAGACCACAAGCTCAGGCGCCTGTTCCCCCTCAAGTGGTGGAAGCTGAAGCGAAAGAACTTCAACAAGAGACCATGGCGAAAGAGTCCATGGTTAAAGACAGTTCAGAGAAACCAACAAGTAGCTTAGAGAAAATTGTCCAAAGAGAGCACAAGCATCAAGTTACATCTCTTGAGAAACAGCTTGAAAATTCAGAAAGCGAACTGTTAGCTCTGGAAGAGAAAAATCACAAGCTGAGGCTAATGCTAGCCGATGTTCAATCTGAAGTTGACGTACTTAAAGATGAGCTAGGCGATGAATCTCGTATTCGCAGTGAAGTTGAAAAGCTTATCGAAGCAGAGCGAGAGAGGCTTGCTGAGGAACAAAGACTTAAGCCTACAGCTTTGGACGATTTACTTTCGAGCACGGCTTTTGTCGCGGCTATGGCGATTATACCAGGTCTGCTGATCGGATTGGTTCTTATGACGCTTCTTGGTCGTCGTAAAAAAGAGGCCCAAGAGCAGCCACAAGCGTCTGCATCAGCTGAGCCAGCACCTGAGACGGCGCCAGTTGCTCCTCCACCAATTGATGATGATGTGGAAGATGACCTCCTACTCGATGATGATTTGTTCGGAGAGTCTTCAGATGAAGAACAATTATTCTCTGATGAGCTTGAAGAAGGAGCTTCAGACGAAGAGGATGTCTTTGCTGACTTAGAAGATAATGATCTCGACTTTAATCTTGAAGGCGAAGATGGTGAAGATCCATTCGCAGGTATCGGAGATGATGGAGAGTTAGATGAATCTCTTGCCGAGTTGGATGAAAGTAGTGATGAATCTGGCGCTGATGAAGCGCCCACACAAGGCGATGAACCTGAAAGCGCATTTGATTTATCCGACGACAGTGATGACATAACTGATAATGAACTGGATTCTTTGCTTGCTGCGGACGGTGAATCAGAGGATTTAGGCGCTGACGAGTTAGATCAATCTTTGTTGGACGACTTATTTAACGAAAGTGATTCAGATGACGATTTAGATTTTGATACCTTACTTGACGAGCCCGGAAGCGCTGACACTGATGAGGATCCGGCATCTACATTAGATGAACTTTTAGATGAAGGCTCGGATACTGAACTGCCTGGTGAGACCGAGCTTCTCGACGAAGCCCTCGCTGAGGACTCTGTAGATGTATCAGAAGATAGTACAGATTTGCTCGATGAACTCGTTGACGAAGACGTAGGCACAGAACTACCCGGTGAGACCGAACTTCTCGACGAAGCCCTAAGCGAAGACTCGGTAGATGTTTCAGACGATAGTATTGATTTGCTCGATGAGCTTATTGATGAAGATGAAGGCACAGAGCTACCCAGTGAGACCGAACTTCTCGACGAAGCCCTAAGCGAAGACTCGGTAGATGTTTCAGACGATAGCATTGATTTGCTCGATGAGCTTATTGATGAGGATGCAGGCACAGAGCTACCCGGCGAGACCGAACTTCTTGACGAAGCCCTAAGTGAAGACTCTATAGATGTCTCAGACGATAGTACGGATTTGCTCGATGAGCTTATTGACGAGGATGCAGGTACAGAGCTACCCGGTGAAACTGAGCTTCTTGACGCAGCCCTAAGTGAAGACTCGGTAGATGTCTCAGAAGATAGTACGGATTTGCTCGATGAACTCGTTGACGAAGACGCAGGCACAGAGCTACCCGGTGAGACCGAACTTCTCGACGAAGCCCTAAGTGAAGACTCGGTAGACGTTTCAGAAGACAGCATTGATTTGCTTGATGAGCTTATTGATGAAGATGGAGATGCAGAGTTACCGGGCGAAACTGAGCTTCTCGACGAATCTCTTGGTGACCATGACGACAGCGTCGGTACAATAGATGATATCGGCGATACAGAGGCTGTAAGTGATGAAAGTGCATTTGATGAACTAATTACTGCTGATGATACTCTTGACCTCGATTCGACAGAAACTCTCGACGAGTTGTTGGTAGATGAGCAAGAAGAAGGGGCATTAACAGAAGATCTTGGTGATGAAGCTACCAATTTATTCGAAGAATTGGTAGATATCGATAGTCAGACTGACACTACAGCAGGCGATGAGCTGGAAAATATCGCAGGTGACAGCACAGTCGATTCTGCAATGGTCGAAGATGACTTCTCTAGTGAAGACTTTATGGACGACATGCTAAGTGCTGCTCCTGAAGGTGATCCTTTACTGGATGAGCTTGACCTTGAGACGTCGTCAGAAAGCGAAAACGCTCTAGAAGAGGTTGTGAATCAATCAGAGCCTGAAATAAGCTCTGAAGAGCCAGAGCCAGAGCCAGAGCCAGAGCCAGAGCCAGAGCCAGAGCCAGAGCCAGAGCCAGAGCCAGACAGTGATGAGACGACCTCAGCATTCGCTGAAGAAGAACCGTCCGAGATCAGTTCCCAGGCAGTTAATGATGCGCCGGTTTCTGCACGTACAGACTCATTATCTTCTTCAGATGGTGATGCCGTAGAAGAGGATATTCTCGCTCAGCAAGAACAGTCACAAGCACCAAAGGAAAACGAAGATTCATCTGCGCTTGGTGAAGAACCTGAGTTTGACCCAGAAGCGGCAGAAATTGAGGCCTCTGAAGAATCAGATGTGCCAGAAATGGAAGCGCCTGCCGAGGATCTAGAGCCAGCCGCGCTTGATGAAGACCTTGCTCTTGACCCAGAAGCGGCAGAAGCCGAGGTCTCTGAAGAGCCTGAGTTGCCGGAAATGGAAGCGCCTGCCGAGGAGCTAGAGCCAGCCGCGCTTGATGAAGACCTTGCTCTTGACCCAGAAGCGGCAGAAGCCGAGGTGTCTGAAGAGTCTGATCTGCCAGAACCGGAATCGCCTGCCGAGGAGCCAGAGCCAGCCGCGCTTGATGAAGACTTTGGTCTTGACCCAGAAGCCGAGGCCTCTGAAGAGCCTGAGTTGCCGGAAATGGAAGCGCCTGCCGAGGATCTAGAGCCAGCCGCGCTTGATGAAGACCTTGCTCTTGACCCAGAAGCGGCAGAAGCCGAGGTCTCTGAAGAGACTGAGTTGCCGGAAATGGAAGCGCCTGCCGAGGAGCTAGAGCCAGCCACGCTTGATGAAGACTTTGGTCTTGACCCAGAAGCCGAGGCCTCTGAAGAGCCTGAGTTGCCGGAAATGGAAGCGCCTGCCGAGGATCTAGAGCCAGCCGCGCTTGATGAAGACCTTGCTCTTGACGCAGAAGCGGCAGAAGCCGAGGTCTCTGAAGAGCCTGAGTTGCCGGAAATGGAAGCGCCTGCCGAGGAGCTAGAGCCAGCTGCGCTTGATGAAGACCTTGCTCTTGACCCAGAAGCGGCAGAAGCCGAGGTGTCTGAAGAGCCTGAGTTGCCGGAAATGGAAGCGCTTGCCGAGGAGCTAGAGCCAGCCGCGCTTGATGAAGACCTTGCTCTTGACCCAGAAGCGGCAGAAGCCGAGGTCTCTGAAGAGCCTGAGTTGCCGGAAATGGAAGCGCCTGCCGAGGAGCTAGAGCCAGCCACGCTTGATGAAGACTTTGGTCTTGACCCAGAAGCCGAGGCCTCTGAAGAGCCTGAGTTGCCGGAAATGGAAGTGCCTGCCGAGGATCTAGAGCCAGCCGCGCTTGATGAAGACCTTGCTCTTGACCCAGAAGCGGCAGAAGCCGAGGTCTCTGAAGAGCCTGAGTTGCCGGAAATGGAAGCGCCTGCCGAGGAGCTAGAGCCAGCTGCGCTTGATGAAGACCTTGCTCTTGACCCAGAAGCGGCAGAAGCCGAAGTCTCTGAAGAGCCTGAGTTGCCGGAAATGGAAGCGCCTGCCGAGGAGCTAGAGCCAGCCACGCTTGATGAAGACGTAGATCTTGAATCAGAAACTTCTCAGGTAGCTCCAATGCCTGAAGCCATTCCAAATGAATTTGGCATACCTCAAGATGATGATTGGCTAATTGAAGATGATCCCTCAGCTGAGTTAGGCGAGGAAACAGAGTTAGAGGCGCCAGCAGAATCTGAAGAGATGGCCGAGCTTGATGACGCTGAGCTTCCAGAATTCACCGAAGAAGACGCGGCAGCTGAGTTAGGCGAGGAAACAGAGTTAGAGGCGCCAGCAGAATCTGAAGAGATGGCCGAGCTTGATGATGCAGAGCTTCCAGAATTTACCGAAGAAGACGCGGCAGCTGAGTTAGGCGAAGAAGCAGAGCCAGACGCACCAGCAGAATCTGAAGAGATGGCCCAGCTTGATGATGCAGAGCTTCCAGAGTTCACCGAAGAAGACGCGGCAGCTGAGTTAGGCGAGGAAACAGAGTTAGAGGCGCCAGCAGAATCTGAAGAGGTGGCCGAGCTTGATGATGCAGAGCTTCCAAAGTTCACCGAAGAAGACGCGGCAGCTGAGTTAGGCGAGGAAACAGAGTTAGAGGCGCCAGCAGAATCTGAAGAGATGGCCGAGCTTGATGATGCAGAGCTTCCAGAATTCACCGAAGAAGATGCGGCAGCTGAGTTAGGCGAGGAAACAGAGTTAAATGCGCCAGCAGAATCTGTAGAGATGGCCGAGCTTGATGATGCAGAGCTTCCAGAATTTACCGAAGAAGACGCGGCAGCTGAGTTAGGCGAAGAAGCAGAGCCAGACGCACCAGCAGAATCTGAAGAGATGGCCGAGCTTGATGATGCAGAGCTTCCAGAATTTACCGAAGAAGACGCGGCAGCTGAGTTAGGCGAAGAAGCAGAGCCAGACGCACCAGCAGAATCTGAAGAGATGGCCCAGCTTGATGATGCAGAGCTTCCAGAGTTCACCGAAGAAGACGCGGCAGCTGAGTTAGGCGAGGAAACAGAGTTAGAGGCGCCAGCAGAATCTGAAGAGGTGGCCGAGCTTGATGATGCAGAGCTTCCAAAGTTCACCGAAGAAGACGCGGCAGCTGAGTTAGGCGAGGAAACAGAGTTAGAGGCGCCAGCAGAATCTGAAGAGATGGCCGAGCTTGATGATGCAGAGCTTCCAGAATTCACCGAAGAAGATGCGGCAGCTGAGTTAGGCGAGGAAACAGAGTTAAATGCGCCAGCAGAATCTGTAGAGATGGCCGAGCTTGATGATGCAGAGCTTCCAGAATTTACCGAAGAAGACGCGGCAGCTGAGTTAGGCGAAGAAGCAGAGCCAGACGCACCAGCAGAATCTGAAGAGATGGCCCAGCTTGATGATGCAGAGCTTCCAGAATTTACCGAAGAAGACGCGGCAGCTGAGTTAGGCGAAGAAGTATCACCATCAGGTGTCACGCAAGAGAAGCCCTCTCTTGATCTCTCCGATTTAGACATACCTAAATATGGTGAGGGTTCTACAGAAGAAATTGGTCCAGAAGCGCCTTTATCAGTTGACACAGATGATGGCGACCATCCTAAAATGCCAGAGCCAGAGCCAGAGCCAGAGCCAGAGCCAGAGCCAGAGCCAGAGCCAGAGCCAGAGCCAGAGCCAGAGCCAGAGCCAGAGCCAGAGCCAGAGCCAGAGCCAGAGCCAGAGCCAGAGCCAGAGCCAGAGCCAGAGCCAGAGCCAGAGCCAGAGCCAGAGCCAGAGCCAGAGCCAGAGCCAGAGCCAGAGCCAGAGCCAGAGCCAGAGCCAGAGCCAGAGCCAGAGCCAGAGCCAGAGCCAGAAAGTAATGAGGAAGATTTTAAGCTTGATGAAGTTGACATACCGTCACTGAGTGAGATCCCATCTGAAGCTGCTCAAGAGCTTGCAAATAACGAGTACAATGAGTCGGCTTTTGAAGAGTTGCTGTCTGAGAATACTAATGAGTTAGAGGGGAGTTTTGATTTTGAGTCTCCAGATTCAATAACTTCCGACAGTGCTGGCTTAGATATTGAAGCCATGCTGGAAGTGGGCGGAGAAGATTGGAATGGTTTTAATCTTTCCCCAGAACAGCAGGCAGAGATTACAGATGATATCCCCGAAGATGAACAGGGCATTTGGGATGAAAACAACAGCCCAGAGCAAGCTCAAATTTTAGACGAAAATTGGGAAGATCAAGAAGAACTCGAGGACTTCGTTCCAGATGAAAGCGAGTTCAAGTCCATTGACGAATTAATGGCCGAAGTTGATAACGATGAGCAGCAGGATATACAGGAAGAAGATCTTCAGCTTGATGTTGGTTTAAGTGATTTTCCTGATGTTATTGGCGATACGGGAGATGTTGATGTTGATGATAACTCTGAGGCTGCTGGTAAGCTCGACTTGGCGAAAATATACATTGAAATGAATGATCCAGAAGGAGCGATTAAGTTATTAGAGGAAGCGATTGTTGACGGTAGTGACGAAATTCGACGAGAGGCTAAAAACTTGATTGATACAATCAATGGCCGAGGGTAA
- the truA gene encoding tRNA pseudouridine(38-40) synthase TruA produces the protein MRIALGIEYNGSQYFGWQRQKEVQSVQEKLEHALTIVANHPVEVQCAGRTDAGVHGTGQVIHFDTDASRKMVAWTMGVNANLPSDICVRWAKEVPKDFHARFTATARRYRYIIFNNALRPGILSSGVSHYHGELDIAKMHQAGQCLLGENDFTSFRAVHCQSKSPWRNVMHLNVTRHGQYVVVDIKANAFVHHMVRNIVGSLICVGRGEQAPEWIDWLLKARDRKLAGATAKAQGLYLVSVDYPQQFELPQPPLGPLFLPDDLN, from the coding sequence ATGAGAATTGCATTAGGTATTGAGTACAATGGTAGTCAGTACTTTGGTTGGCAGCGTCAGAAGGAAGTTCAAAGTGTTCAAGAAAAACTGGAGCATGCTTTGACTATCGTCGCTAACCATCCAGTAGAAGTTCAATGTGCAGGTCGCACTGATGCAGGCGTTCATGGTACAGGGCAAGTCATTCATTTTGATACAGATGCAAGTAGAAAAATGGTGGCTTGGACTATGGGAGTGAATGCTAATCTTCCCAGTGATATTTGCGTAAGATGGGCTAAAGAAGTCCCTAAAGACTTTCATGCTCGCTTTACTGCAACCGCACGAAGATATAGGTACATCATATTCAATAATGCTCTACGACCTGGGATTCTATCTTCGGGTGTGAGCCATTATCATGGTGAGCTTGATATCGCTAAAATGCACCAAGCTGGTCAATGTTTACTAGGCGAAAATGACTTTACCTCTTTTCGTGCCGTTCATTGCCAGTCCAAAAGCCCTTGGCGAAACGTTATGCACCTGAATGTGACACGACATGGTCAATATGTAGTGGTTGATATTAAGGCCAATGCGTTTGTTCACCATATGGTACGTAATATTGTGGGTAGCTTGATATGCGTAGGGCGAGGTGAGCAAGCTCCTGAGTGGATCGATTGGCTGCTGAAAGCAAGAGATCGCAAGCTAGCCGGTGCGACGGCGAAAGCTCAAGGTCTATACCTAGTCAGTGTGGATTATCCACAGCAATTTGAACTGCCTCAACCACCACTGGGGCCACTGTTTTTGCCAGATGATTTGAACTAA
- a CDS encoding CvpA family protein — translation MNSLDVVILGVIGLSAVISLVRGFAKEALSLVIWFAAFFIASQYYAKLAVYFSNIQDDMFRNGAAIAVLFVSTLVVGAIVNYVIAQLVQKTGLSGTDRVLGVVFGGLRGVLIVSAALFFMDTFTSFSDSEWWKGSQLVPEFSRIIEPFFEHIQATSSFLSGAR, via the coding sequence ATGAATTCATTAGATGTTGTCATTTTAGGTGTGATCGGCCTATCGGCGGTGATCAGTTTAGTTCGTGGCTTCGCAAAAGAAGCATTGTCGTTAGTTATTTGGTTTGCGGCGTTTTTTATCGCCAGCCAGTACTATGCTAAGTTAGCAGTGTATTTTTCCAATATACAAGACGATATGTTTCGCAACGGAGCTGCGATAGCCGTATTGTTTGTTTCAACACTTGTTGTGGGCGCTATAGTTAATTATGTCATTGCTCAACTCGTGCAGAAGACAGGTTTGTCCGGAACAGACAGAGTGTTAGGTGTTGTTTTTGGTGGCTTGAGAGGTGTTCTCATTGTTTCCGCTGCGCTGTTTTTTATGGATACGTTTACCTCGTTTTCAGATTCAGAGTGGTGGAAAGGCTCGCAGTTGGTGCCGGAATTTAGCCGTATCATTGAGCCTTTTTTTGAGCACATACAAGCTACGTCGAGTTTCTTATCTGGTGCACGTTAG
- a CDS encoding SPOR domain-containing protein, protein MASKFQKRLMGTIVLVSIGVIVLPDVLDGKKTHYKEGVASIPIKPELDSAVESFEIRQPIEDPVSLPESPIEVVQESPQSLSTEVKDQVAVSTKELPNQNAYVDSAWIIQLMALKNAENAKNVVKDLQKRGYQAHAKLENGFTRVIIGPDVSKSKLERQLVELDKITGSKGQLLKFKPLNP, encoded by the coding sequence ATGGCCAGTAAGTTTCAAAAACGTTTAATGGGAACCATAGTATTGGTTTCCATTGGAGTTATTGTATTACCTGATGTGCTTGATGGTAAAAAAACGCATTACAAAGAGGGTGTGGCTAGTATTCCAATAAAACCTGAGCTTGATAGCGCAGTTGAGAGCTTTGAAATTCGGCAACCTATTGAAGACCCAGTTAGTTTGCCTGAGAGTCCTATTGAAGTTGTGCAAGAATCTCCTCAGTCACTATCGACTGAGGTCAAAGATCAGGTGGCTGTGTCGACAAAAGAACTCCCAAATCAAAATGCTTATGTTGATAGCGCGTGGATTATTCAGCTTATGGCACTAAAGAATGCTGAAAACGCAAAAAATGTGGTGAAAGATTTACAGAAAAGGGGATATCAGGCCCATGCGAAGCTCGAAAATGGTTTTACACGAGTGATTATTGGTCCTGATGTATCGAAGAGTAAACTTGAGCGTCAACTCGTAGAGTTGGATAAAATTACCGGCTCAAAAGGCCAATTGCTCAAATTTAAACCATTAAATCCATAA
- the accD gene encoding acetyl-CoA carboxylase, carboxyltransferase subunit beta, which translates to MSWLEKILEKSNIVSSRKASIPEGVWTKCTSCEQVLYHAELERNLEVCPKCDHHMRMPARRRLETFLDENNRVELADELEPQDKLKFKDSKKYKDRISSAQKSSGEKDALVVMKGELLGQPIVACAFEFSFMGGSMGSVVGARFVRAVEAAIENKCGLVCFSASGGARMQEALMSLMQMAKTSAALERLSKQGLPFISVMTDPTMGGVSASLAMLGDVNIGEPKALIGFAGRRVIEQTVREDLPEGFQRSEFLLDHGAIDMIVDRREMRQRVGSLMAKMTNKPSPLVVSINNSQNEAAYSVPEAGEKG; encoded by the coding sequence ATGAGTTGGCTTGAAAAGATTTTAGAAAAAAGCAATATTGTTAGTTCTCGTAAAGCATCTATACCAGAAGGTGTATGGACTAAGTGTACCTCATGTGAGCAGGTACTCTATCATGCTGAATTAGAGCGTAACCTAGAAGTATGTCCGAAATGTGACCATCACATGCGCATGCCTGCGCGTCGTCGCTTAGAGACATTTCTGGATGAAAATAATAGAGTTGAGCTAGCGGATGAGTTAGAGCCGCAAGATAAACTGAAGTTTAAAGACTCTAAGAAATATAAAGATCGTATTTCTTCTGCTCAGAAGAGCAGCGGTGAGAAAGACGCTTTAGTTGTTATGAAAGGTGAACTGCTGGGACAGCCAATCGTAGCCTGTGCGTTTGAATTCTCCTTTATGGGTGGATCTATGGGCTCTGTAGTTGGCGCTCGTTTTGTTCGCGCTGTAGAGGCAGCGATAGAAAATAAATGCGGCCTAGTATGTTTTTCAGCCAGTGGTGGAGCACGTATGCAAGAGGCGCTCATGTCTCTTATGCAAATGGCAAAAACCAGTGCTGCACTTGAGCGTTTGTCGAAACAAGGTTTACCCTTTATCTCTGTCATGACAGACCCAACTATGGGCGGAGTCTCAGCGAGTTTAGCTATGCTTGGCGATGTCAATATTGGTGAGCCTAAAGCATTAATTGGATTTGCTGGTCGTCGAGTGATTGAACAAACAGTACGAGAAGATTTACCAGAAGGCTTCCAACGTAGTGAGTTCTTACTTGACCACGGTGCGATTGATATGATAGTTGATCGTAGAGAAATGCGTCAGCGTGTTGGTAGTTTGATGGCTAAAATGACCAATAAACCTTCACCTCTCGTTGTTTCTATAAACAACTCACAAAATGAAGCCGCTTATTCTGTACCAGAAGCGGGTGAAAAAGGGTAA